A single genomic interval of Lewinellaceae bacterium harbors:
- a CDS encoding NADH:ubiquinone reductase (Na(+)-transporting) subunit B gives MGLLEFAKKLEPDKKKSPFLHTVYDGFFTFLFTPNTVTKGGVHVRDAMDLKRTMTFVVLALMLPFVFGAYNIGQQHFMAIGQHTGYYEALHLKLIFGLIKIIPIWVVSMVVGLGIEFYFANRKGHGIEEGFLVTGALIPLIMPPDIPLWILTFSIVFAVILGKEAFGGTGMNIWNIALLSRVFVFFAYPTTISGDTVWVAGFEHLTPGAAVDYGWAEHLFNGLFNAFGWSTFNDSAHITDAFTGATPLGIAAHAGWHEVTEVYSPSQMWWGVIPGSIGETSKPLILIGALVLIITGIASWRIMAGMILGAALVALGLNAWGATPFMEVPWYYQFYMGSFFFAMAFMATDPVTGSNTQRGKWIYGFLIGCIGMVIRVLNPAYPEGWMLAILLLNTFVPLIDYLVVQSNITKRLKRA, from the coding sequence ATGGGATTGCTCGAATTTGCTAAAAAATTAGAACCGGATAAGAAGAAGAGTCCATTTCTGCATACCGTGTACGATGGATTTTTTACGTTCCTCTTTACGCCGAATACAGTAACCAAAGGGGGCGTCCACGTTCGTGATGCAATGGATCTGAAAAGGACCATGACTTTCGTGGTTTTGGCCTTAATGCTGCCGTTTGTATTTGGAGCTTACAATATCGGCCAGCAGCATTTTATGGCGATTGGCCAGCATACCGGTTATTACGAAGCCTTACATCTCAAGTTGATCTTTGGATTGATCAAGATCATACCGATCTGGGTCGTTTCCATGGTTGTAGGTCTCGGCATCGAATTTTATTTCGCCAACCGGAAGGGTCACGGTATTGAAGAAGGATTCCTGGTAACAGGAGCGCTGATCCCGTTGATCATGCCACCGGATATCCCGCTTTGGATTCTGACCTTTTCCATTGTTTTTGCCGTTATCCTGGGCAAGGAAGCCTTTGGTGGTACCGGTATGAATATCTGGAACATTGCCCTCTTATCCCGGGTATTTGTATTTTTTGCCTATCCGACCACCATTTCCGGAGACACCGTATGGGTTGCCGGGTTCGAACATCTGACTCCCGGCGCCGCCGTGGATTATGGATGGGCCGAGCACCTCTTCAACGGATTGTTCAATGCCTTCGGATGGAGTACCTTTAATGATTCTGCACATATCACAGATGCCTTTACCGGCGCCACTCCGCTGGGAATTGCCGCCCATGCCGGATGGCACGAAGTGACCGAAGTGTATTCACCCTCCCAGATGTGGTGGGGGGTTATCCCCGGTTCGATTGGTGAAACCAGCAAGCCTTTGATCCTGATCGGAGCATTGGTACTGATCATAACCGGTATCGCCAGCTGGCGGATCATGGCTGGTATGATCCTGGGTGCAGCCCTGGTAGCCCTGGGTTTAAATGCCTGGGGAGCCACACCATTTATGGAAGTGCCCTGGTATTACCAGTTCTATATGGGTAGTTTTTTCTTCGCAATGGCATTTATGGCCACGGATCCGGTTACCGGCAGCAATACCCAGCGCGGCAAATGGATCTACGGATTTTTGATCGGTTGCATCGGTATGGTCATCCGCGTGTTGAACCCGGCCTATCCGGAAGGATGGATGCTGGCCATTTTGTTGTTGAATACGTTTGTACCTCTGATTGATTA
- a CDS encoding Na(+)-translocating NADH-quinone reductase subunit A codes for MRKTALSGIFLISGLLSIQAQSTTSSPSSNSFWIVLIVVVLAALGLLGDLFYRKGSKAPSYTGGGKFVGLQKGFNLNIQGAASSKIVEGGQVTRFAVIPPNFRGISPIPKMEVNEGDEVKAGDPLFHDKNDESIKYVAPVSGEVIAINRGEKRSIAEVVILADKDQKYRELPALDLQKSDRASIISYLKSSGFWPLINQRPFDVIADPEVTPKNIFISTFDTAPLAPDLNLVVEGQEAAFQQGLDVLSKLTDGKVYLGLNANGSQAPNKAFTGAQHVEKTWFKGIHPAGNVGIQMHHTAPIKNGDVVWTLGVQEVITLGKLILDRHMDMGRVVVICGSEVKDPHYVRTVVGANIGELLAGSLTDTHSRIISGDVLTGEAKKPEGFLNIHDDQVTVIPEGDYYDTFGWLVPGKAIPSLSKTYFNSWVDHKAYNVDTNTHGEKRALVVTGQYEKVLPMDIYPQHLIKSILAGDLESMEGLGILELSEEDLALCEYVCTSKSPVQKILREGLNAIREQG; via the coding sequence ATGCGAAAAACAGCTCTATCAGGGATATTTTTAATATCCGGTCTTCTCTCAATACAAGCCCAATCAACCACCAGTTCACCCAGTTCAAATTCATTTTGGATCGTCCTTATCGTCGTCGTACTGGCGGCGCTGGGATTGTTGGGGGACCTTTTTTACCGTAAAGGATCCAAGGCTCCGTCCTATACCGGCGGAGGCAAGTTTGTCGGTTTGCAGAAGGGTTTCAACCTGAATATCCAGGGTGCCGCCAGCAGCAAGATCGTCGAAGGTGGTCAGGTGACCCGCTTTGCAGTTATACCGCCCAATTTCCGCGGGATTTCGCCAATCCCCAAGATGGAGGTGAATGAAGGGGATGAAGTGAAAGCCGGGGATCCGCTGTTTCACGACAAAAACGACGAGTCCATCAAATATGTGGCTCCGGTAAGTGGCGAGGTCATTGCCATCAACCGGGGCGAAAAGCGTTCAATAGCTGAAGTGGTCATCCTGGCGGACAAGGATCAGAAATACCGGGAATTGCCGGCACTGGACTTGCAGAAATCCGATCGTGCTTCCATCATCAGCTACCTGAAGTCTTCCGGTTTCTGGCCGCTGATCAATCAGCGTCCGTTTGACGTAATTGCCGATCCGGAAGTAACGCCCAAAAATATCTTTATTTCCACGTTTGATACCGCCCCGCTGGCGCCGGACCTTAATCTGGTTGTCGAAGGACAGGAAGCTGCATTCCAGCAGGGATTGGATGTACTGAGCAAGCTTACGGACGGCAAGGTATATCTCGGCCTCAATGCCAATGGTAGCCAGGCTCCTAATAAAGCATTCACTGGTGCCCAGCATGTGGAGAAGACCTGGTTTAAAGGGATTCACCCGGCCGGGAATGTAGGCATACAGATGCACCACACCGCACCGATCAAAAATGGTGACGTAGTATGGACCCTGGGTGTGCAGGAAGTGATTACGTTGGGTAAATTGATCCTGGATCGTCATATGGATATGGGCCGGGTAGTGGTGATCTGTGGCTCTGAAGTGAAAGACCCGCATTATGTGCGTACGGTTGTAGGTGCCAATATCGGAGAACTGCTGGCTGGCAGCCTTACGGATACACATTCCCGCATCATTTCTGGCGATGTATTGACCGGGGAGGCAAAAAAGCCGGAAGGCTTCCTGAATATCCACGATGACCAGGTCACGGTCATCCCCGAAGGGGACTATTACGACACGTTTGGCTGGCTGGTACCCGGCAAAGCCATTCCCTCACTTTCCAAGACGTATTTCAATTCATGGGTCGACCATAAAGCTTACAATGTGGATACCAACACCCACGGTGAAAAACGCGCATTGGTAGTGACCGGTCAATATGAGAAAGTCTTACCCATGGATATTTATCCTCAGCATCTGATCAAATCCATTCTGGCCGGTGACCTGGAGAGTATGGAGGGGTTGGGTATATTGGAGCTTTCGGAAGAAGATCTGGCTTTGTGTGAGTACGTATGTACCTCAAAAAGCCCGGTGCAGAAGATCCTGCGGGAAGGATTGAATGCCATCCGTGAGCAGGGTTAA
- a CDS encoding nicotinamide mononucleotide transporter has product MAAFWNEVRTALIGFAWYEWLALGTGIVYVLLAARQQRSCWYWGIVSCLLWAYADVYYYLLYLDAILQLFYVGMGVWGLVQWNASASGTGIRIERMPWAEHLKLMIWIVPLSLLFGYFFDNYTPAAATYADAFTTIGAIVATWLTVKRRLENWLYWILIDVAYIGITWSRSAYLYALLYLIYTLVAVFGWVSWRREWHRQQT; this is encoded by the coding sequence ATGGCGGCTTTCTGGAATGAAGTCCGCACGGCATTGATTGGTTTTGCCTGGTACGAGTGGCTAGCTCTGGGGACCGGCATCGTTTACGTGTTGCTGGCGGCCCGGCAACAACGTTCCTGCTGGTACTGGGGTATCGTAAGCTGTTTACTGTGGGCTTATGCTGATGTCTACTATTATCTGCTCTACCTTGATGCCATTCTTCAGTTGTTTTATGTGGGAATGGGGGTGTGGGGACTCGTTCAGTGGAATGCCTCTGCATCCGGCACGGGTATCCGGATCGAACGCATGCCCTGGGCGGAACATCTGAAACTGATGATCTGGATCGTACCTCTCAGTCTGTTATTTGGTTATTTTTTCGATAATTATACACCTGCAGCTGCCACTTATGCGGATGCTTTCACAACCATCGGAGCAATAGTAGCTACCTGGCTTACCGTAAAAAGAAGATTGGAAAACTGGCTTTACTGGATTCTGATCGATGTCGCCTACATCGGCATAACCTGGTCCCGGTCTGCCTACCTGTATGCTCTTTTATACCTCATTTATACACTGGTTGCGGTTTTTGGATGGGTCTCGTGGCGCAGGGAATGGCATAGACAACAGACCTGA
- a CDS encoding DUF1573 domain-containing protein has product MIMLRFTILAVFTVWFTGLFAQPIRGTTPPLLIEAADEKLEQHDYVNAVQWYEEAYKELRTEELAVRIAGIYGELRNYKLAEAWWGRIAKRDTKNQYPDSRYYYGLYLRKNGKYQEAFQEFKYFLDSFPQNPLRPMVQKEVAGILAQDDLPKNEDMLVINLGRPVNSMYTDASPSMDAEGNLYITSFQRNKLLVKDGKETDLYAKIYETSKDDKGKWDKPKALPDDINVEGIHNGNVFISPDGSTMYFIRMAYDGDSLTESKLFVSTKRGRGWTPPKFVQGINGDYLVKHPMEGELYGDNVLFFAANIPGGKGGFDLYYAPRQSADAFGAPVNLGDVINTAGDDLSPYYRDGKLYFSTDGRTGMGGFDIFSTEWNGSTWSEPKNMGYRFNSTADDLSFYVDGSGVNGFLVSNRASPTARSVMNKTCCDDIYFFTEKTIKINLLAGIFDDKGQALSGATVKVFEMLEDERADQPAASLKQDDNNIFDIPLEGEKAYTATVDREGYFPDTIQFHTVGIVDDYTIKRAIRLKQKPAKPETETITVTEPIRLSNIYYNFDDDQILPDAEKDLAVLLDLLNRYPEMVIELGSHTDSQGNDAYNDNLSQRRAESAKRWLVERGIDPNRIKAVGYGERFILNRCTNGVPCSDDEHRFNRRTEFKILEGPTTIEIQKEILSQPNNQNHGGPDASADPVIRILMPVLKFDESFHDFGLLKAGDVKDHTFVFTNTGDSDLIIRLATAGKDLKVKWPKEAIHPGKSGEVKVTFDSTDKQGEYEVTIQLVTNAIPNVAEARIRAFVKGSE; this is encoded by the coding sequence ATGATAATGCTTCGCTTTACCATCCTCGCCGTTTTCACAGTGTGGTTTACTGGTTTATTCGCCCAGCCTATCCGGGGCACCACGCCACCGTTACTGATTGAGGCTGCGGATGAAAAGTTGGAGCAACATGATTATGTCAATGCGGTCCAGTGGTATGAAGAGGCGTATAAGGAATTGAGGACGGAAGAGCTGGCCGTCAGAATTGCAGGGATCTATGGTGAACTGCGGAATTATAAACTGGCCGAAGCCTGGTGGGGACGGATCGCCAAGCGTGATACTAAAAATCAGTATCCCGATTCCCGTTATTATTACGGTCTCTACCTCCGTAAAAATGGAAAATATCAGGAGGCCTTCCAGGAATTCAAATATTTCCTGGATAGTTTTCCGCAGAACCCATTGAGGCCGATGGTTCAGAAAGAAGTGGCAGGTATTCTTGCACAGGATGATCTGCCCAAGAATGAGGACATGCTTGTCATCAATTTGGGCCGGCCGGTCAATTCCATGTACACCGATGCCTCTCCGAGTATGGATGCGGAAGGCAACCTGTACATAACCTCCTTTCAGCGCAATAAATTGCTGGTAAAGGACGGCAAGGAGACCGACCTCTATGCCAAGATCTATGAGACTTCCAAGGACGATAAAGGCAAATGGGATAAACCCAAAGCGCTGCCCGATGATATCAATGTGGAAGGTATCCACAATGGGAATGTCTTCATCTCACCGGATGGTTCCACCATGTATTTTATCCGCATGGCTTATGACGGTGATTCATTGACAGAAAGCAAACTGTTTGTCTCCACCAAACGGGGCAGGGGCTGGACACCACCTAAATTTGTACAGGGCATCAATGGTGACTACCTGGTCAAGCACCCGATGGAAGGAGAGCTGTACGGAGATAATGTGCTCTTTTTTGCGGCCAATATCCCCGGAGGGAAAGGTGGCTTCGACCTCTACTATGCTCCCCGGCAGAGTGCGGATGCCTTTGGTGCTCCCGTCAATCTGGGTGATGTGATCAATACCGCCGGTGACGACCTTTCACCCTATTACCGGGACGGCAAGTTGTATTTTTCAACCGACGGCAGAACCGGAATGGGGGGCTTTGACATCTTTTCAACCGAATGGAATGGAAGCACCTGGAGTGAGCCTAAAAATATGGGCTACCGTTTTAACTCGACAGCCGATGACCTGAGTTTTTACGTAGACGGATCCGGGGTTAACGGATTTTTGGTTTCCAACCGGGCCAGTCCAACCGCACGTTCGGTCATGAACAAGACGTGCTGTGATGACATTTACTTCTTCACGGAAAAGACCATTAAGATCAACCTGTTGGCAGGAATATTTGATGACAAAGGCCAGGCCCTATCCGGAGCTACCGTCAAGGTTTTCGAGATGCTGGAAGATGAACGGGCGGACCAGCCGGCGGCCAGCCTGAAGCAGGATGACAACAACATCTTTGATATTCCTCTGGAAGGCGAAAAGGCCTACACAGCAACGGTGGACCGGGAAGGATATTTTCCGGACACCATCCAGTTTCACACCGTGGGAATCGTGGATGATTACACCATCAAGCGCGCCATCCGGCTGAAACAAAAACCTGCGAAACCAGAGACCGAGACCATTACCGTGACAGAGCCAATCCGCTTGAGTAATATCTATTATAATTTTGATGACGATCAGATATTACCGGATGCTGAGAAAGACCTTGCTGTCCTGCTGGATCTGCTTAACCGGTATCCCGAAATGGTTATCGAGTTGGGTTCGCATACGGACTCACAGGGTAATGATGCTTACAACGATAATCTTTCCCAGCGCCGCGCCGAATCAGCCAAGCGTTGGCTGGTGGAGCGGGGAATAGACCCCAATCGCATCAAGGCGGTAGGTTATGGCGAACGGTTTATCCTGAATCGTTGTACCAATGGGGTTCCCTGTTCCGACGACGAACACCGGTTCAACCGGCGCACGGAGTTCAAGATCCTGGAAGGACCAACCACCATCGAAATTCAGAAAGAGATCCTGTCACAGCCGAACAATCAGAATCACGGAGGTCCCGACGCTTCAGCCGACCCGGTTATCCGTATACTGATGCCCGTCCTGAAGTTTGATGAATCCTTCCACGATTTCGGCTTATTAAAAGCAGGAGATGTTAAGGATCACACTTTTGTGTTTACGAATACGGGAGACTCTGACCTGATCATACGATTGGCTACCGCGGGCAAGGACCTGAAGGTTAAGTGGCCTAAGGAAGCCATCCACCCCGGTAAATCGGGGGAGGTTAAAGTAACCTTTGACAGCACGGATAAACAGGGGGAATATGAAGTAACCATTCAATTGGTTACCAACGCAATTCCCAATGTTGCGGAAGCGCGAATTCGTGCCTTCGTGAAAGGGTCCGAATAA
- a CDS encoding PorP/SprF family type IX secretion system membrane protein — MRNVYLKICIFLLAALPVFSQDIHFSQFYMSPLTMNPALTGNYEGTFRIGGIFRTQWFSVAEAYQTPSLYVDAPIITGFRKQDWVGIGATIYQDVSGAGNLTQGGAYLSGTYHIGLDKDASRVFSIGVQGGKSFRYFGNVQDLEFEDELLPGGATSPDKSDLNDKESKKATGKDKTDITAGLSYQGVVNDVLDMSIGISVGHIAGPNISLRKSGRSLKPNRLLAHAAFNYVLSDRLLLTPAFLFQKVGSASEAALQLPVGFLLDPEKNILFSFGPGYRFGDAIEVLVGMDYGPFRVGMAYDVNASKFSSASKTVGGIEIAASYIARIYKKPKADNIFFCPRF; from the coding sequence ATGCGTAATGTCTACTTGAAAATTTGCATTTTCCTGCTGGCAGCCCTCCCGGTGTTTAGCCAGGATATTCATTTTTCACAGTTTTACATGTCGCCCTTAACAATGAACCCTGCTTTGACTGGTAATTACGAGGGAACTTTCCGGATTGGAGGAATATTCAGAACTCAGTGGTTCTCGGTTGCTGAAGCTTATCAGACACCTTCTTTATACGTCGATGCGCCCATCATAACCGGGTTCCGCAAACAGGATTGGGTGGGGATTGGAGCTACCATTTACCAGGATGTATCCGGTGCCGGCAATCTGACGCAGGGTGGCGCCTATCTGAGTGGTACCTACCATATAGGCCTGGATAAAGACGCTTCAAGGGTGTTCTCCATTGGCGTACAGGGTGGCAAATCTTTCCGCTACTTCGGCAACGTTCAGGATCTGGAATTCGAAGATGAATTGTTGCCCGGTGGGGCTACCAGTCCGGATAAATCAGACCTGAATGACAAGGAGAGTAAAAAGGCAACCGGCAAGGACAAAACGGATATCACCGCCGGACTTTCTTACCAGGGGGTTGTGAATGATGTACTGGATATGTCGATCGGCATCTCGGTAGGACACATCGCCGGGCCGAATATCTCATTGCGTAAATCCGGACGGTCGCTGAAGCCTAACCGGCTGCTGGCCCATGCGGCATTCAACTATGTTTTATCAGACCGTCTGTTATTGACACCGGCCTTTCTTTTTCAGAAAGTAGGCTCCGCCTCTGAAGCGGCGCTTCAATTACCGGTAGGGTTTTTGCTTGATCCTGAAAAGAACATCCTGTTCAGTTTCGGTCCCGGATATCGTTTTGGTGATGCCATCGAAGTGCTGGTAGGTATGGACTACGGGCCATTCCGGGTGGGTATGGCGTATGATGTCAATGCCTCCAAATTCTCGTCTGCCAGTAAGACCGTGGGCGGGATCGAAATAGCGGCTTCATACATCGCCCGCATTTATAAAAAGCCAAAGGCAGACAATATCTTTTTCTGTCCGCGTTTTTAA
- a CDS encoding DUF2279 domain-containing protein — MHEKRVTRYAFICLFLLLGSTIRITAQQQAGSWQRFWTPADTFHQARFWIATGSGTALYAVTMVGLNEAWYKTFPRSSFHLHNDWGEWLMMDKFGHAFTTYTESRLLTQGARWTGMRESSSRWLGTGVALGLQTSIEWLDGHSSQWGFSWPDMGFNGLGALTYAVQDMIWHDQRVVWKVSNWLPAYPAQPRTELGGYSLRQRSEELFGSGWAERYLKDYNAQSVWLSISPKAFFRDSRWPPWLNIALGYSAENMFGGYANRWVLPTGQFVQLDATSYPRYSQYLLSLDIDFTRIPTKSPFLKAVFEALNAFKFPFPGLEYNSLGQWKAGWLY; from the coding sequence ATGCATGAAAAACGTGTCACCCGATATGCATTCATTTGTTTGTTTTTATTACTCGGTAGTACGATCCGGATAACTGCCCAGCAACAGGCTGGTTCGTGGCAGCGTTTCTGGACGCCAGCAGACACCTTTCACCAGGCCCGGTTTTGGATCGCCACAGGTAGTGGAACCGCCTTGTACGCGGTAACTATGGTGGGGTTGAATGAGGCCTGGTACAAGACTTTTCCGCGCAGTTCTTTTCACCTCCATAATGATTGGGGAGAGTGGCTTATGATGGACAAGTTCGGCCATGCATTCACCACTTATACGGAAAGCCGGCTGCTGACGCAGGGCGCCCGCTGGACCGGGATGCGGGAATCATCCTCGCGATGGCTGGGTACCGGCGTAGCACTGGGTCTACAGACGAGCATTGAATGGCTCGATGGTCATTCCAGTCAGTGGGGCTTCTCCTGGCCGGACATGGGTTTTAATGGCCTGGGTGCACTTACTTACGCGGTGCAGGATATGATCTGGCACGATCAGCGGGTGGTGTGGAAGGTGTCCAACTGGTTGCCGGCCTATCCGGCCCAACCGAGGACAGAACTGGGTGGCTATTCGCTGCGCCAGCGGTCAGAAGAACTTTTCGGCTCTGGATGGGCAGAGCGGTATCTGAAAGATTACAACGCGCAATCGGTGTGGTTATCCATCAGCCCCAAGGCTTTTTTTCGGGATTCGCGATGGCCTCCATGGCTGAATATTGCACTGGGATACAGCGCTGAAAACATGTTCGGCGGTTATGCCAACCGTTGGGTGCTTCCGACCGGCCAGTTTGTCCAGCTCGATGCAACCAGTTATCCCCGCTACAGCCAATATCTGTTATCTCTGGATATTGATTTCACCCGTATACCCACCAAAAGCCCATTTCTGAAAGCCGTTTTCGAGGCATTAAATGCCTTCAAATTCCCTTTCCCGGGTCTTGAATACAACTCCCTGGGGCAATGGAAAGCCGGGTGGCTGTATTGA
- the pckA gene encoding phosphoenolpyruvate carboxykinase (ATP), whose amino-acid sequence MSSSNQPITPQQAIESIIKNNELVWNASSAALIEAALLNREGDLADNGALTVETGIFTGRSPQDRYLVKDEITAEKVHWGNHNQPTTPEVFYRLLGKMKDYLKGKKLYARDAYACADKTYRMKLRVFNTLAWHNLFAYNMFLRPSPHKLSDFKPDFTILCVPEFTADPETDGTRSSNFVIVNFTEKMVIIGGTAYAGEMKKSIFSVLNFTLPTEKNVFPMHCSANVGPDHDTALFFGLSGTGKTTLSADPHRYLIGDDEHGWSEHSVFNFEGGCYAKVINLDEEKEPDIYRAIRFGAIVENTRFFTGTRDIDYTDSSVTENTRTSYPIHFIQNHLEPAVGGTPHHVFFLTCDAYGVLPPITRLDKAQAMYHFLAGYTAKVAGTEAGVKEPQATFSTCYGAPFMPLPPSTYARMLGERMEKHQVQVWLINTGWTGGPYGVGKRIDIRYTRAMIHAVLANKMEKVGYRQHSIFKISIPMHCPGVPSSVLSPRETWKNDRAYYAQANKLALKFIANDEKMQWKLGSEILVGQPIPNNSYEVIYP is encoded by the coding sequence ATGTCATCCAGTAATCAACCGATAACCCCTCAACAAGCTATTGAATCGATTATCAAGAACAATGAATTGGTCTGGAATGCCTCATCGGCAGCGCTCATTGAAGCAGCATTACTGAACCGTGAAGGTGACCTGGCAGATAATGGAGCACTTACCGTGGAAACCGGAATATTCACCGGAAGGAGTCCTCAGGACCGTTATCTGGTGAAAGATGAAATTACTGCTGAAAAGGTACACTGGGGCAACCACAATCAACCCACGACACCGGAGGTATTCTACCGGTTATTGGGTAAAATGAAAGACTACCTGAAAGGCAAAAAACTGTATGCCCGGGATGCCTATGCGTGTGCAGATAAAACCTACCGGATGAAGCTACGCGTTTTTAATACCCTGGCCTGGCATAATTTGTTTGCATACAATATGTTTTTGCGCCCTTCCCCGCACAAGCTATCCGATTTCAAACCGGACTTTACCATCCTTTGTGTACCGGAGTTCACAGCCGATCCGGAGACTGATGGCACCAGGTCTTCCAATTTTGTGATCGTCAACTTTACCGAGAAAATGGTGATCATTGGAGGAACTGCCTATGCCGGTGAAATGAAGAAATCCATCTTCTCCGTCCTCAATTTCACCCTGCCCACGGAAAAGAATGTGTTTCCCATGCACTGCTCGGCGAATGTAGGCCCGGATCACGATACCGCCTTGTTTTTTGGGTTGTCCGGCACGGGAAAAACCACCTTGTCCGCTGATCCTCACCGCTACCTGATCGGTGATGACGAACATGGCTGGTCCGAACATTCCGTATTTAATTTCGAAGGGGGCTGTTATGCTAAAGTCATCAACCTGGACGAGGAAAAAGAGCCGGATATTTACCGGGCAATACGTTTTGGCGCCATTGTCGAAAACACCCGCTTTTTTACCGGCACGCGTGACATTGACTATACCGACAGCAGTGTAACCGAGAATACCAGAACCTCGTATCCCATTCATTTCATCCAGAATCACCTGGAACCGGCAGTAGGCGGTACACCTCACCACGTGTTCTTTCTGACCTGTGATGCCTATGGGGTGCTGCCACCAATCACCCGGCTGGACAAGGCACAGGCGATGTATCACTTCCTGGCAGGATACACGGCCAAGGTCGCCGGTACCGAAGCGGGTGTGAAGGAACCCCAGGCCACATTCAGTACCTGCTATGGCGCTCCTTTCATGCCATTGCCACCATCCACCTATGCCCGCATGCTGGGCGAGCGGATGGAAAAGCACCAGGTGCAGGTATGGTTGATCAATACCGGATGGACGGGAGGCCCTTATGGCGTCGGAAAACGGATCGATATTCGCTACACAAGGGCCATGATCCATGCGGTACTCGCCAATAAAATGGAAAAAGTAGGTTACCGGCAGCATTCGATCTTTAAAATTTCCATACCCATGCATTGCCCGGGAGTACCGTCATCTGTATTAAGCCCGCGCGAGACCTGGAAAAATGACCGCGCTTATTATGCCCAGGCCAACAAACTGGCTCTGAAATTCATCGCCAACGATGAGAAAATGCAGTGGAAACTGGGATCAGAAATTCTGGTCGGCCAGCCGATACCGAACAATAGTTATGAAGTCATTTATCCCTGA